The following are encoded together in the Coregonus clupeaformis isolate EN_2021a chromosome 24, ASM2061545v1, whole genome shotgun sequence genome:
- the LOC121537461 gene encoding forkhead box protein P1-B-like, with protein MPQTESEWLKSGRLNSGRHQQQRERRDEQGEEPDARTQPKDSVSPQLYARTSVTQMGFPLMIRHGGPLMASSQLQSILLQQCSSEDEGRPFLQRVSRCPQLSQHRPSVLRQGVQAAHVRPQAPCTLTEASSAQPISLYKVEVDTGSRGQSSPPHSEHSPGPTRHPSPLRTASAKQSSIITRHHEPGHPTHGGSSALFLNGLCCWPGCDAVFEEFPSFLKHLHSDHGHGDRSIAQWRVQQDMVQYMETQLTVEKQKLFAMQLHLHLSGHKSTFLKAGSDWPYSHSLSLGLPQNPATARAPDGVPHCATKEPEELEQHEYFPSAAPPHLWPDLIPSVECYKYNNIRPPYTYACLIRWSILESSDKQRSLNDIYNWFTTMFFYFRHNTATWKNAVRHNLSLHKCFVRVEGGKGSVWTVDEMEYQRRKGQKYHRDHHVKWLSPYSLFCPEEP; from the exons ATGCCACAGACTGAGAGTGAGTGGTTGAAGAGTGGGCGGCTGAACAGTGGGCGACATCAGCAGCAGCGAGAGCGGCGGGATGAACAGGGAGAGGAGCCAGACGCACGTACCCAGCCCAAAGATTCTGTCTCACCTCAGCTCTATGCTCGTACCTCTGTTACGCAG ATGGGCTTCCCATTGATGATTAGACATGGAGGTCCACTTATGGCCTCATCTCAGCTCCAAAGCATTTTGTTACAGCAG TGTTCCAGTGAGGATGAGGGGAGACCGTTCCTGCAGCGGGTGTCTCGGTGCCCTCAGTTGAGCCAGCACAGACCCTCTGTTCTACGCCAGGGTGTCCAGGCTGCCCACGTACGACCACAGG CACCATGCACTCTAACAGAGGCCAGTTCAGCTCAGCCCATCTCACTATACAAGGTGGAGGTGGACACAGGGAGCCGTGGACAGTCCTCTCCCCCACACTCTGAGCACTCTCCTGGGCCAACTCGTCACCCCTCTCCCCTGAGGACAGCTAGTGCTAAGCAGAGCTCCATCATTACCAGGCATCATGA GCCAGGTCACCCAACCCATGGGGGGTCCAGTGCTCTGTTTCTCAATGGACTCTGCTGCTGGCCAGGCTGCGATGCAGTATTTGAAGAATTTCCAAGTTTTTTGAA ACACCTCCACTCTGACCATGGCCATGGAGACAGAAGCATTGCGCAGTGGAGGGTACAACAAGACATGGTGCAATACATGGAGACCCAG CTgactgtggaaaaacagaaacTCTTCGCAATGCAACTACATCTGCACCTATCTGGACACAAATCAACCTTCTTG aAGGCGGGTTCAGACTGGCCCTACAGCCACAGCCTGTCTTTAGGCCTGCCTCAGAACCCAGCCACAGCCCGGGCGCCAGATGGAGTGCCACACTGCGCCACTAAAGAGCCAGAGGAGCTGGAGCAGCATGAGTATTTTCCCTCTGCTGCCCCCCCCCACCTATGGCCAG ATCTTATCCCGAGTGTTGAGTGTTACAAATACAACAACATCAGGCCACCGTACACCTACGCCTGCCTGATAAGATGG TCTATACTGGAGTCTTCAGACAAGCAGCGCTCTCTGAATGACATCTACAACTGGTTCACCACCATGTTCTTCTACTTCCGACACAACACGGCCACATGGAAG AACGCTGTCCGTCATAATCTTAGCCTGCACAAGTGTTTTGTGCGAGTGGAGGGAGGCAAGGGATCCGTCTGGACAGTGGATGAAATGGAATATCAAAGGAGAAAGGGACAAAAATACCACAG GGATCATCATGTGAAATGGCTGTCACCCTACTCCTTATTTTGTCCAGAGGAACCTTGA